The proteins below are encoded in one region of Helianthus annuus cultivar XRQ/B chromosome 2, HanXRQr2.0-SUNRISE, whole genome shotgun sequence:
- the LOC110889789 gene encoding 26S proteasome regulatory subunit 4 homolog A — protein MVSVMKVEKAPLESYADIGGLDAQIQEIKVAVELPLTHPELYEDIGIKPPKGVILYGEPGTCKTLLAKAVANSTLATFLRVVGSELIQKYLGDGPKLVRELFRVADNLSPSIVFIDEIDVVGTKRYDAHSGGEREIQRTMLELLNQLDRKIEFPLPAIKTRRRIFYVHCHRWNPLYQATDLPSHLLTGIKL, from the exons ATGGTCTCTGTGATGAAAGTCGAGAAGGCACCTTTAGAGTCTTATGCTGATATTGGTGGGCTGGATGCCCAAATACAAGAAATCAAGGTGGCAGTTGAGCTTCCTTTAACTCACCCTGAGTTATATGAAGACATCGGTATTAAACCTCCAAAGGGCGTTATACTTTACGGAGAACCGGGAACATGCAAGACATTGCTTGCAAAG GCAGTGGCAAACTCCACATTAGCAACGTTCTTACGTGTTGTTGGAAGTGAGTTGATTCAAAAGTATCTTGGGGATGGTCCTAAACTGGTTAGAGAACTCTTTAGGGTTGCTGATAACCTATCTCCGTctattgttttcatcgatgaaATTGACGTTGTTGGTACAAAGAG ATACGATGCCCACTCTGGCGGTGAACGTGAAATTCAAAGGACTATGTTGGAGTTATTGAACCAATTGGATAGGAAGATAGAGTTTCCGCTTCCCGCCATTAAAACAAGAAGGCGTATATTCTATGTACATTGTCACAG GTGGAATCCTTTATATCAAGCAACGGATCTTCCTTCCCACTTGCTAACCGGGATTAAG CTATAA
- the LOC110889791 gene encoding ATP-dependent DNA helicase pif1-like: MGKNINEFDLPEITDDVNLHDVGYRELEEEYGIVLEPEHLNAKDSLNPDQKNRVFFIDGPGGTGKTFLYNALLDKIRSRGLIALATTSSGATANNMPGGRTAHSRFKIPINLENNSMCNIKKQSGTAKLIRSTKIIISMAKRQAIEAVDRTFQDITGVSLPFGGKIMVMGGDFRQVLPVIKRGTRAQIVDSSLRMSPLWSLTKKMRLTINMRALKDPWFSKFLLRVGDGTEEPIEGNYIRIPDDITIQCNNRENSIKELINAKFP, from the exons ATGGGTAAAAATATCAATGAATTCGACCTTCCCGAGATAACAGACGATGTTAACTTACATGATGTAGGTTATCGTGAGTTAGAAGAGGAGTATGGGATTGTTTTAGAACCTGAACACTTGAATGCCAAAGATTCACTTAATCCGGACCAAAAAAACC GCGTCTTCTTTATTGATGGTCCAGGTGGAACCGGAAAAACATTTTTGTACAATGCCTTGCTTGATAAAATTCGGTCACGTGGTCTTATTGCTCTCGCAACAACTTCATCAGGTGCTACGGCTAATAATATGCCAGGAGGTAGAACGGCTCACTCGAGATTCAAGATTCCTATTAATCTTGAAAACAATTCAATGTGCAATATCAAAAAACAGAGTGGCACCGCCAAACTGATTCGGTCTACCAAAATAATCATATCAATGGCTAAACGACAGGCGATAGAGGCAGTCGATCGTACATTCCAAGACATTACAGGTGTTAGTCTCCCATTTGGTGGGAAGATAATGGTTATGGGAGGTGACTTCAGACAGGTGTTGCCGGTTATTAAACGTGGCACTCGAGCACAGATTGTAGACTCCAGCCTACGAATGTCACCTCTTTGGTCTTTGACTAAGAAGATGCGGTTAACCATAAATATGAGAGCACTGAAAGATCCATGGTTTTCTAAATTTCTTTTAAGAGTCGGCGATGGAACTGAAGAACCAATCGAAGGAAACTATATTCGCATACCCGATGACATCACAATTCAGTGCAACAATAGAGAAAACTCTATAAAAGAATTGATCAATGCCAAATTTCCATAA